Proteins from a genomic interval of Bdellovibrionales bacterium:
- a CDS encoding sulfite exporter TauE/SafE family protein, with the protein MTIANLQIYRLEMTDHLIYFLIGFIAQLFDGVLGMGYGVVSSSLLLSTGLTPLAASSTVHFSEIFTTGMSAYWHSKFGNVDKALFKKLVIPGAIGGILGAYILSQVPGEGLLKALVSIYLLIMSIRIIFKSLNKSITLAPLKRIAPLGLAGGFFDAIGGGGWGPIVTATLLGRGHKSHIVVGSVNAAEFVVTICQSATFFTMIGLANLNITIALVLGGSLSAPAGAFLCRKYASKNAGLAIGGFNSIISLQTLYRSILSLLH; encoded by the coding sequence TTGACAATCGCCAATCTGCAAATATATCGTCTTGAGATGACTGATCATCTTATTTATTTTTTGATTGGCTTTATCGCCCAACTTTTTGATGGTGTTTTGGGTATGGGCTACGGGGTTGTTTCCTCAAGCCTGCTTTTGAGCACAGGACTGACACCCTTGGCAGCAAGCAGTACTGTTCATTTTTCCGAAATTTTCACGACTGGCATGTCAGCCTACTGGCACTCAAAATTTGGAAATGTCGATAAAGCGCTATTCAAAAAATTAGTTATTCCAGGGGCAATAGGGGGCATCCTAGGAGCATATATTTTAAGTCAGGTCCCGGGAGAGGGCCTATTGAAGGCACTTGTCTCTATTTATCTTCTGATCATGAGTATTCGAATTATTTTCAAGAGCCTCAACAAATCTATCACCTTAGCTCCTCTTAAAAGGATTGCCCCCTTAGGCCTTGCAGGTGGTTTTTTTGATGCGATTGGAGGAGGGGGATGGGGCCCTATTGTAACAGCGACCCTACTCGGTCGCGGACACAAATCTCATATTGTCGTCGGTTCAGTTAACGCAGCCGAATTTGTTGTGACAATCTGCCAGTCGGCAACCTTCTTCACAATGATAGGATTGGCTAATCTCAATATCACGATTGCTCTGGTTTTAGGAGGATCTCTCTCTGCGCCAGCGGGCGCCTTTCTTTGTCGAAAATACGCCTCAAAAAATGCAGGACTCGCCATTGGTGGCTTCAATTCAATTATTAGCCTGCAGACACTGTATAGATCTATCCTTAGCTTGCTACATTAA
- a CDS encoding serine/threonine-protein phosphatase, with protein MSSLQAKLNPQAVSTPFAVALIIAKNEEFNRSIMKYLWQNGVDALLTSSLTEAQSMIVQHLPDFVFLPYDHNDYQLVASFAKKFSRLKTTHFIAYAETELPTAVARITQYQTKKSLHPPITGESFLKIIRAATNQSANWSELRNQKVTLLKNVDVKRTIDIQTINNALSYISKKFPKPDSSKPTQSLSSIARLTCSIITSSFFTGYLVGTLAGDSKDEMNFLELFAQCFRDFLKEKGFHLDEMKLHQIRIRKTSFSSWATAKTSTKQFGLYGNQEIGLAIFEIPSGTFDLVGPIEKGMAPFDVTKIEIDSPSPVNLHLYSETLARYTAILKKGQIVTIEDRSKLAEKKISYLYVHQDEISDLQSHRLQSLIDENIEDFNSEVRAKDLANKNRMEQELETAKTVQDALFPKPNYEDDFVKIKGHYRTSSECGGDWWYYSIVGDKVYLFIGDATGHGVPAALVCSAAKASASLLVHFPNLTLDGLMSILNHAIYGTTQGKILMTFCLACVDLRTSEITICNASHEAPLVFPLKTNLKKSDITALTATPGPRLGEGLKSPYTVEKWKIDLADRLFFYTDGVTELENEKGEQWNEQRMTRSLLNGFQKGPGIEAAYAGLNSDIESFRNGTPFVDDVTYFMVEFKKIKN; from the coding sequence ATGTCTAGCCTGCAGGCAAAATTAAATCCTCAAGCTGTGTCAACGCCTTTCGCGGTCGCTTTGATCATTGCAAAAAATGAAGAATTCAATCGTTCTATCATGAAATATCTTTGGCAAAACGGTGTCGATGCACTTCTCACCTCTTCTCTCACAGAGGCGCAGTCGATGATTGTCCAACATTTGCCGGACTTTGTCTTTCTTCCCTATGACCATAACGATTACCAACTAGTGGCCTCCTTTGCCAAAAAATTTAGCCGCCTTAAGACGACTCACTTCATTGCCTATGCAGAAACCGAATTACCAACGGCCGTAGCAAGAATTACGCAATATCAAACAAAAAAATCACTCCATCCCCCAATTACAGGTGAATCGTTTTTAAAAATTATCCGTGCAGCAACTAATCAAAGCGCTAATTGGTCAGAACTTCGAAACCAAAAGGTCACTCTTCTCAAAAATGTCGACGTTAAAAGGACTATCGATATTCAGACGATCAACAATGCCCTCTCTTACATTTCAAAAAAGTTTCCGAAGCCAGACTCAAGTAAACCCACTCAAAGTTTAAGCTCTATCGCGCGCCTCACCTGCTCTATTATCACAAGTAGTTTCTTTACTGGATACCTCGTTGGAACCCTAGCGGGTGATTCAAAGGATGAAATGAATTTTCTCGAGTTATTTGCTCAATGTTTTCGAGATTTCCTCAAGGAGAAGGGGTTTCATTTAGACGAAATGAAGCTGCATCAAATAAGAATCCGAAAAACTAGTTTTTCCAGTTGGGCTACGGCAAAAACATCCACCAAGCAATTTGGCCTGTACGGCAATCAAGAAATAGGCCTTGCTATTTTTGAGATTCCATCTGGTACTTTTGATCTGGTTGGCCCCATTGAAAAAGGCATGGCTCCTTTCGACGTAACCAAAATTGAAATAGATTCCCCTTCTCCCGTAAATCTCCACCTCTACTCGGAGACACTTGCTCGGTACACTGCTATTCTAAAAAAGGGGCAGATTGTTACAATCGAGGACAGATCAAAACTCGCAGAGAAAAAGATATCCTATCTTTATGTGCATCAAGATGAAATTTCGGACCTTCAGTCACATCGTCTCCAATCGCTCATTGACGAAAATATCGAGGATTTCAATTCAGAGGTCAGAGCAAAGGATTTGGCAAACAAAAATAGAATGGAACAGGAGCTGGAGACGGCCAAGACCGTGCAAGATGCACTATTTCCAAAGCCCAACTATGAAGACGATTTCGTCAAAATCAAGGGACACTACCGTACCTCGAGCGAATGCGGAGGAGACTGGTGGTATTACAGCATCGTCGGAGACAAGGTGTATTTGTTCATTGGAGATGCCACAGGTCATGGCGTACCCGCTGCCCTGGTGTGTAGCGCAGCGAAAGCCTCGGCGAGTCTTCTTGTCCACTTCCCAAATCTGACTTTGGATGGACTGATGTCAATCCTCAACCATGCAATATACGGGACCACGCAGGGAAAAATCCTTATGACTTTCTGCCTTGCCTGCGTTGATCTAAGGACAAGCGAAATCACAATATGCAATGCAAGCCACGAAGCTCCTCTAGTTTTTCCGCTCAAGACGAACCTCAAAAAATCGGATATTACTGCTCTCACCGCGACTCCAGGACCTCGACTCGGAGAGGGACTCAAAAGTCCCTACACTGTGGAGAAGTGGAAAATTGATCTCGCCGACCGTCTCTTCTTCTACACTGATGGAGTCACAGAACTTGAAAATGAAAAAGGCGAACAATGGAATGAACAGCGGATGACGAGATCACTTCTCAATGGCTTCCAAAAAGGACCCGGCATCGAAGCCGCATACGCAGGTTTGAATTCCGACATAGAATCCTTTCGAAATGGCACTCCATTTGTCGACGATGTGACCTACTTCATGGTGGAGTTTAAAAAAATCAAGAATTGA
- a CDS encoding TrbI/VirB10 family protein, protein MIQIIFGISTISIALIIGAVLLLKYRESGIKTQKAQDIKKAQEVSLLAELMRLKAEAVQLQGEIEGLRQTAMSPAGQVESPSSPGEKGGLKESGLRKAYAGPDNASVKVLDIDPGEGFTKVNVENKNYYIPTGAVFQARLITPIKTSVSKTFVLAETTSEYRMDMKRRIPKGSRLIGRARLNPVLKGVVVEFDTLVLPSGIETRLAGLALSRNALPELDGLYFSDDLQNYGTALAFGFLSGFADASRERESTVYGLQPKHDLSNQVLSGISTASFQVAEEILRDIRNRAIEYVVVPAGERVFVALTSRYELSEKGAK, encoded by the coding sequence TTGATTCAAATTATTTTTGGAATTTCTACGATAAGCATTGCTTTGATTATTGGAGCTGTTTTGCTGTTGAAATACAGAGAGAGCGGTATTAAGACCCAAAAAGCACAGGATATAAAGAAGGCTCAAGAGGTGAGCCTTCTTGCGGAATTAATGCGACTGAAAGCTGAAGCAGTGCAGCTTCAGGGAGAAATTGAAGGTCTTAGGCAGACTGCTATGTCCCCTGCAGGCCAAGTGGAAAGCCCATCGTCACCTGGTGAAAAGGGTGGTCTGAAAGAATCTGGGCTTAGAAAGGCTTATGCTGGTCCAGATAATGCCTCAGTGAAAGTTCTCGATATTGATCCCGGAGAAGGTTTTACGAAGGTAAACGTAGAAAATAAAAATTATTACATTCCGACAGGAGCGGTTTTTCAGGCTCGATTGATCACACCTATCAAGACCTCGGTGTCAAAGACCTTTGTTTTGGCTGAGACGACAAGTGAATACCGTATGGACATGAAACGAAGAATTCCAAAGGGGTCTCGTTTGATCGGGAGAGCTAGGCTTAATCCAGTTTTGAAGGGAGTTGTTGTTGAATTTGATACTCTCGTCTTGCCAAGTGGGATTGAGACCAGATTGGCTGGGCTCGCCTTATCGCGAAATGCGCTGCCCGAGTTAGATGGGCTGTATTTTTCGGATGATTTACAAAATTACGGAACGGCCTTGGCTTTTGGATTCTTAAGCGGATTTGCCGATGCTTCTCGCGAGAGGGAATCTACAGTTTACGGGCTACAGCCAAAACATGATCTCAGTAACCAAGTCCTTTCGGGGATCAGTACAGCTTCATTTCAAGTAGCTGAGGAGATTTTGAGGGATATTCGCAATCGCGCTATTGAATACGTTGTGGTACCAGCAGGAGAACGTGTTTTTGTGGCTTTGACAAGCCGATATGAGTTGTCTGAAAAGGGAGCAAAATGA